The following DNA comes from Dethiosulfovibrio peptidovorans.
GATTTGAGGACACAAAACTTGTTAATCTCGGTGGGGAGAGGGATTGGCCCAGAGACTCTCGCCCCACTCCGCTCCGCCGTCTCGGCAATCTGAGAGGCAGATGTGTCCAGAACCTTATGGTCGAAAGCCTTCAGACGAATCCGGATCTTTTTGGACACGACAACGCCCCCTGCTTACTCTAGTATTTCGGTAACGACGCCAGCGCCCACGGTGTGACCGCCCTCACGGATCGCAAACCGAAGCCCTGAGTCCATCGCTATCGGGCTGATCAG
Coding sequences within:
- a CDS encoding 30S ribosomal protein S10; its protein translation is MSKKIRIRLKAFDHKVLDTSASQIAETAERSGARVSGPIPLPTEINKFCVLKSPHVDKDAREQFEMRTHKRLIDIVDPNQKTMDALMQLNLPSGVDIQIKL